A single genomic interval of Burkholderia sp. HI2500 harbors:
- a CDS encoding purine-nucleoside phosphorylase, translating into MLTRSILSAAAFSLAACATAPSIAQDNQGNNAGNNAFAETGAQGRPVKVMIITMFGPEGQAWLDRIGPWRDIAVPGLSPDYPNVHCNKQDVCVVTTGMGYANASATIMALTFSQRFDLRRTYFLISGIAGVDPAQGTVGSAAWSKYLVDFSLQWELDAREIPAGWNTGFLGINTKSPNDKPPLDYRTEVFQLNPQLTDAAVALSRNVVLADSAQAQAARAKFNYAPANRPPTVIQCDTSSGNTWFSGTLIGERARQWTKILTDGKGTYCMTAQEDNATYEALKRAASVKRVDLSRVAVLRTGSDFDRPYAGQTSADNLLNYADQGGFAPATENLYRAGNPLVQDIVTHWGEWRDGVPRR; encoded by the coding sequence ATGCTGACTCGCTCCATTCTTTCCGCCGCTGCATTCTCGCTCGCAGCCTGTGCGACCGCGCCGTCGATCGCGCAGGACAACCAGGGCAACAACGCGGGCAACAATGCATTCGCCGAGACCGGTGCGCAGGGCCGCCCGGTCAAGGTCATGATCATCACGATGTTCGGTCCGGAGGGCCAGGCCTGGCTCGACCGGATCGGCCCGTGGCGCGACATCGCCGTGCCCGGTCTGTCGCCCGACTATCCGAACGTGCATTGCAACAAGCAGGACGTGTGCGTGGTCACGACCGGCATGGGCTATGCGAACGCGTCGGCGACGATCATGGCGCTCACGTTCTCGCAGCGCTTCGACCTGCGCCGCACGTACTTCCTGATTTCCGGCATCGCGGGCGTCGACCCCGCGCAAGGCACGGTCGGTTCGGCCGCGTGGTCGAAATACCTGGTCGATTTCAGCCTGCAGTGGGAGCTCGATGCACGCGAGATTCCGGCCGGCTGGAATACGGGCTTCCTCGGCATCAACACGAAGAGCCCGAACGACAAGCCGCCGCTCGACTATCGCACCGAGGTGTTCCAGCTCAACCCGCAGCTGACCGACGCCGCGGTCGCGCTGTCGCGCAACGTCGTGCTCGCCGACAGCGCGCAGGCGCAGGCCGCACGCGCGAAGTTCAACTACGCGCCGGCGAACCGGCCGCCGACGGTGATCCAGTGCGACACGTCATCGGGCAACACGTGGTTCTCGGGCACGCTGATCGGCGAGCGCGCGCGCCAGTGGACGAAGATCCTGACCGACGGCAAGGGCACGTACTGCATGACCGCGCAGGAAGACAACGCGACGTATGAGGCGCTCAAGCGCGCGGCGAGCGTGAAGCGGGTCGACCTGTCGCGCGTCGCGGTGCTGCGCACCGGGTCCGATTTCGACCGGCCGTATGCGGGGCAGACGAGTGCCGACAACCTGCTGAACTACGCGGACCAGGGCGGCTTCGCCCCGGCGACCGAAAACCTGTACCGCGCGGGCAATCCGCTCGTGCAGGACATCGTGACGCACTGGGGCGAATGGCGTGACGGGGTGCCGCGCCGGTAA
- a CDS encoding LysE family translocator gives MNDFLFGLMIALSVGPVALMIANYGMRAGTASGVRAAVGVAMADGCYAVVAFTLGAMLASTLAAHLSLFRLVGALVLLAMGARMLWQALRDRRRTLDGDARPPGSRPFSSMFFVTLANPLTILLFYGYATAAAGAHRHWLLGAACVFAGSLAGQLVFAFGGSVIGRIVKSPALLAASHVVAALVVLGYGVAGLARL, from the coding sequence ATGAACGACTTCCTGTTCGGGCTGATGATCGCGCTGTCGGTCGGGCCCGTTGCGCTGATGATCGCGAACTACGGGATGCGCGCCGGCACCGCAAGCGGCGTGCGCGCGGCGGTGGGTGTCGCGATGGCCGACGGCTGCTATGCGGTCGTCGCATTCACGCTCGGTGCGATGCTCGCGAGCACGCTCGCCGCCCATCTGTCGCTGTTTCGCCTGGTCGGCGCGCTCGTGCTGCTCGCGATGGGCGCGCGGATGCTGTGGCAGGCGCTGCGGGATCGCCGCCGCACGCTCGACGGTGATGCACGGCCGCCGGGCAGCCGCCCGTTTTCATCGATGTTCTTCGTCACGCTGGCGAACCCGCTCACGATCCTGTTGTTCTACGGTTATGCAACGGCTGCCGCCGGTGCGCATCGGCACTGGCTGCTGGGTGCCGCGTGCGTGTTTGCCGGCAGCCTCGCGGGGCAGCTCGTGTTCGCATTCGGCGGCAGCGTGATCGGGCGGATCGTGAAGTCGCCGGCGTTGCTCGCGGCGAGCCATGTGGTCGCCGCGCTTGTCGTGCTGGGTTACGGGGTGGCGGGGCTGGCGCGGCTGTAG
- a CDS encoding DMT family transporter, translating into MDHLFIGLVLCSALLHAIWNAFLHVSEDRLVQLGTMSLPYFVFGAAGAALLPAPAPAAWPYIAGSAVLEVAYCFTLARAYRSGEFGQIYPIARGISPLLVSVLALAILHERPTPLGFAGIALVSFGIMSLALRRGFRFSGEGVPFALLTGVFIAAYSICDGIGSRVSGSALGYIAWVYVLWSVPQFVLVCAVRGGPRAVLGSRTALTQGAIAGTISLAAYGIVILAYRYLPVGTVSALRETSSIFAVAIGWLVMRERPGAQRLAACALVVAGAALIRL; encoded by the coding sequence ATGGACCACCTCTTCATCGGCCTCGTGCTGTGCTCCGCGTTGCTGCACGCGATCTGGAATGCCTTCCTCCACGTCAGTGAAGACCGGCTCGTCCAGCTCGGCACGATGTCGCTGCCGTATTTCGTGTTCGGCGCGGCCGGCGCCGCGCTGCTGCCCGCGCCGGCGCCCGCCGCGTGGCCGTATATCGCCGGGTCGGCCGTGCTCGAGGTCGCGTACTGCTTCACGCTGGCGCGCGCGTATCGCAGCGGCGAATTCGGGCAGATCTACCCGATCGCACGCGGGATTTCTCCGCTGCTCGTGTCGGTACTCGCGCTCGCGATCCTGCATGAGCGGCCGACGCCGCTCGGCTTCGCGGGCATCGCGCTCGTGTCGTTCGGCATCATGTCGCTCGCACTGCGGCGCGGCTTCCGGTTCTCCGGCGAAGGCGTGCCGTTCGCGCTGCTCACGGGCGTGTTCATCGCCGCGTATTCGATCTGCGACGGCATCGGCTCGCGCGTATCCGGCAGCGCGCTCGGCTACATCGCGTGGGTGTACGTGCTGTGGAGCGTGCCGCAATTCGTGCTGGTGTGCGCGGTGCGTGGCGGCCCGCGCGCGGTGCTCGGCTCGCGCACCGCGCTCACGCAGGGCGCGATCGCCGGCACGATCTCGCTCGCCGCGTACGGGATCGTGATCCTCGCGTACCGGTACTTGCCGGTCGGCACGGTGTCGGCGCTGCGCGAAACGAGCTCGATCTTCGCGGTCGCGATCGGCTGGCTCGTGATGCGCGAGCGGCCCGGCGCGCAGCGGCTCGCCGCGTGTGCGCTGGTGGTGGCGGGCGCGGCGCTGATCCGGCTGTAA
- a CDS encoding IclR family transcriptional regulator produces the protein MTTYIVDAVDSALKLLTYVAEHPNLGVTELASQLGINKSRTYRMLCTLELHRFVVQDPRTSTYALGPQAFVIGVAASQQNALVRAAHRHMLALNQAINETIVLRVREGLESVCVARCETTHAVRTVGAVGNRRPINFGASGKVLLAFAPDPVRDDFLAQLRRNGHADDPAKLAGELDAVARKGYAVSSGEVTPGAVGIAVPVRDLTGATVASVSVTGPEVRVSHADIPDYLERLQACSLAISAELGYVPARAALQPA, from the coding sequence ATGACGACCTATATCGTCGACGCCGTCGACAGCGCGCTGAAGCTGCTGACCTACGTGGCCGAGCATCCGAACCTCGGCGTGACCGAGCTCGCATCGCAGCTCGGCATCAACAAGTCCCGCACGTACCGGATGCTGTGCACGCTCGAACTGCACCGCTTCGTCGTGCAGGACCCGCGCACGTCCACCTATGCGCTCGGCCCGCAGGCGTTCGTGATCGGCGTAGCGGCGTCGCAGCAGAACGCGCTCGTGCGCGCCGCGCACCGGCACATGCTCGCGCTCAACCAGGCGATCAACGAGACCATCGTGCTGCGCGTGCGCGAAGGGCTCGAATCGGTGTGCGTCGCGCGCTGCGAAACGACGCACGCGGTACGCACCGTCGGCGCGGTCGGCAACCGCCGGCCGATCAATTTCGGCGCATCGGGCAAGGTGCTGCTCGCATTCGCGCCCGATCCGGTGCGCGACGACTTTCTCGCGCAACTGCGCCGAAACGGGCACGCCGACGATCCGGCGAAGCTCGCCGGCGAACTCGACGCGGTCGCGCGCAAGGGCTACGCGGTGAGCAGCGGCGAGGTGACGCCCGGCGCGGTCGGGATCGCGGTGCCGGTGCGCGACCTGACGGGGGCGACAGTCGCGTCGGTCAGCGTGACGGGGCCCGAGGTGCGCGTGAGCCACGCCGACATTCCCGACTATCTCGAACGACTGCAGGCGTGCAGCCTCGCGATTTCCGCCGAACTCGGCTACGTCCCGGCGCGTGCCGCGCTGCAACCGGCCTGA
- a CDS encoding N-formylglutamate amidohydrolase: protein MLTFNCNNATAGASPAYFVATPTVPALPIVVDSPHSGIAYPPDFATVAPDDAIRTTWDAYVDELWAGTPARGGTLLGATFPRAYIDPNRAETDIDATLLAEPWPEPLAPQPYTQRGMGLIRRDALPGVPLYDRKLSLEAVRHRIDAYYLPYRRALAGIAEPLHAAHGALWHIDCHSMKSRGNAMNVDAGAWRPDVVVSDRRGTTADPAFTAWTAQWFADAGYRVQINDPYQGGDLLTALADPARQRHSIQIEFNRALYMDEAAFAKHVGFATLKRSVDAYLDALADYVRVRIAPQGDPA, encoded by the coding sequence ATGCTGACGTTTAATTGCAACAACGCGACCGCCGGCGCATCGCCTGCGTATTTCGTCGCGACGCCGACGGTGCCGGCCCTGCCGATCGTCGTCGACTCGCCGCACAGCGGCATCGCGTATCCGCCGGACTTCGCCACCGTCGCGCCCGATGACGCGATCCGCACGACGTGGGACGCGTACGTCGACGAACTGTGGGCCGGCACGCCCGCGCGCGGCGGCACGCTGCTCGGCGCGACGTTTCCGCGCGCATACATCGATCCGAACCGCGCGGAAACGGACATCGACGCAACGCTGCTCGCCGAGCCGTGGCCCGAGCCGCTTGCGCCGCAGCCGTACACGCAGCGCGGGATGGGGCTGATCCGTCGCGACGCGCTGCCCGGCGTGCCGCTATACGACCGCAAGCTGTCGCTCGAAGCAGTACGCCACCGGATCGACGCGTACTACCTGCCGTACCGCCGCGCGCTCGCCGGCATCGCCGAGCCGCTGCACGCCGCGCACGGCGCGCTGTGGCATATCGACTGCCATTCGATGAAGTCCCGCGGCAACGCGATGAACGTCGACGCGGGCGCATGGCGGCCGGACGTCGTCGTCAGCGACCGGCGCGGCACGACCGCGGACCCGGCCTTCACCGCGTGGACCGCGCAGTGGTTCGCCGACGCCGGTTATCGCGTGCAGATCAACGACCCGTACCAGGGCGGCGACCTGCTGACCGCGCTCGCCGATCCCGCGCGGCAGCGCCACAGCATCCAGATCGAATTCAACCGCGCGCTGTACATGGACGAGGCCGCGTTCGCGAAACACGTGGGCTTCGCCACGCTGAAGCGCTCGGTCGATGCGTATCTCGATGCACTCGCCGATTACGTCCGCGTGCGCATCGCGCCGCAGGGAGACCCCGCATGA
- a CDS encoding DUF4148 domain-containing protein translates to MNRRHLLSALALTLAVSAPAFADSGTPHAGDYGNTSWYSQHNGPRTRAEVNAEVEQARKDGTLAYLRKANSYPQGLELAQGPYRSMPESNQLAGGGR, encoded by the coding sequence ATGAACCGCCGCCATCTTCTCTCCGCCCTCGCCCTCACGCTCGCCGTGTCCGCCCCGGCCTTCGCCGATTCCGGCACCCCGCATGCCGGCGACTACGGCAACACGTCGTGGTACTCGCAACACAACGGCCCGCGTACCCGCGCCGAAGTGAACGCGGAAGTCGAGCAGGCACGCAAGGACGGCACGCTCGCGTACCTGCGCAAGGCCAACTCGTATCCGCAAGGGCTCGAACTGGCGCAAGGCCCGTATCGCTCGATGCCGGAAAGCAACCAGCTCGCCGGCGGGGGCCGGTAA
- a CDS encoding SLC13 family permease, with product MSASSPNPAGARAADATTLAAPADASTGDASAHAGRAPHPHGKMLHPVVMMLWVLAVAIALTWFVDSGRFERNGRLVVPGTYHVVPKTTALTTLVAPAVSHSTPTHAMPASVVSAFVAIPEGLLKNAPLIVMVMFVGGMFGVMRRTGVVDAGIDRLLQLTGNNAYLLTPMLMILIGLGSTLLGFISEYLVIIPMVVVIARRLGLSDLFAVALVALAAKIGYIASVTNPLALAVAQPLVGVPLFSGVALRAAVFVVFLTIGILYLLRYVRSTGYRAGQTAAGHAAHATAKLSLRHKATLAVFAAAVAMLIYGTRELKWGNVELAAFYTFVSIVTAVIGGLDSRSAADAFVDGMKNMILAALLMGLAASVELLLQNSLVLDTLIHFFTRLADGQSPVWVANGLMGVQMVLDVFIPSVSGKAAVSMPIIGPIAQLSGVSGQTSVLAFVLGGGLTNLVTPTSGMLLAYLATARVDFGAWIRFVLPLFLTLLALSCVVLTFAVWIGY from the coding sequence ATGTCCGCCTCTTCCCCGAACCCTGCCGGCGCACGCGCCGCCGACGCCACCACGCTCGCCGCTCCGGCCGATGCATCGACCGGCGACGCATCGGCCCACGCCGGCCGCGCGCCGCATCCGCACGGCAAGATGCTGCATCCGGTCGTGATGATGCTGTGGGTGCTGGCCGTCGCGATCGCACTCACGTGGTTCGTCGATTCCGGCCGCTTCGAGCGCAACGGCCGGCTCGTCGTGCCGGGCACCTATCACGTGGTGCCGAAGACCACCGCGCTCACGACGCTCGTTGCACCGGCAGTCAGCCACAGCACGCCCACGCATGCGATGCCCGCGAGCGTCGTCTCGGCATTCGTCGCGATACCGGAAGGATTGCTGAAGAATGCGCCGCTGATCGTGATGGTGATGTTCGTCGGCGGGATGTTCGGCGTGATGCGCCGCACCGGCGTGGTCGACGCGGGCATCGACCGTCTGCTGCAGCTCACCGGCAACAATGCGTACCTGCTGACACCGATGCTGATGATCCTGATCGGGCTCGGCAGCACGCTGCTCGGCTTCATCTCCGAGTACCTCGTGATCATTCCGATGGTGGTCGTGATCGCGCGGCGCCTGGGGCTCTCCGACCTGTTCGCGGTCGCCCTGGTCGCGCTCGCCGCGAAGATCGGCTATATCGCGTCGGTGACGAACCCGCTCGCGCTGGCCGTCGCGCAGCCGCTCGTCGGCGTGCCGCTGTTCAGCGGCGTCGCGCTGCGCGCGGCCGTGTTCGTCGTCTTCCTGACGATCGGCATCCTGTACCTGCTGCGCTACGTGCGCAGCACCGGCTATCGCGCCGGGCAGACCGCCGCCGGCCACGCCGCGCACGCAACCGCGAAGCTGTCGCTGCGCCACAAGGCGACGCTGGCCGTGTTCGCCGCGGCGGTCGCGATGCTGATCTACGGCACGCGCGAACTGAAGTGGGGCAACGTCGAGCTGGCGGCGTTCTATACGTTCGTGAGCATCGTGACGGCCGTGATCGGCGGGCTCGATTCGCGCAGCGCGGCGGACGCGTTCGTCGACGGGATGAAGAACATGATCCTCGCGGCGCTGTTGATGGGGCTCGCCGCGTCCGTCGAACTGCTGCTGCAGAACAGCCTCGTGCTCGACACGCTGATCCACTTCTTCACGCGGCTCGCGGACGGGCAGTCGCCGGTGTGGGTCGCGAACGGGCTGATGGGCGTGCAGATGGTGCTCGACGTGTTCATTCCGTCGGTGTCGGGCAAGGCCGCGGTCAGCATGCCGATCATCGGGCCGATCGCGCAGCTGTCGGGCGTGAGCGGCCAGACGTCGGTGCTCGCGTTCGTGCTCGGCGGCGGGCTGACGAACCTCGTCACGCCGACGTCCGGGATGCTGCTCGCGTATCTGGCCACCGCACGCGTCGATTTCGGCGCGTGGATCCGCTTCGTGCTGCCGCTGTTCCTCACGCTGCTCGCGCTATCGTGCGTCGTGCTGACGTTCGCGGTGTGGATCGGATACTGA
- the selD gene encoding selenide, water dikinase SelD has product MTEATQAQPAVPRLTSLSHGGGCGCKIAPGVLSELLKRATPPALFPDLLVGTETSDDAAVYRLNDEQAIVATTDFFMPIVDDPFDFGRIAATNALSDVYAMGGKPILALALVGMPINVLPHETIAAVLRGGESVCADAGIPVAGGHSIDSVEPIYGLAAIGVVHPSRVKRNAAARAGDVLVLGKPLGVGVLSAALKKNQLDADGYAQMVATTTKLNRPGAELAALPGVHALTDVTGFGLLGHTLELARGAHLTARVHYASLPWLAGVEAFVADGVFTGASGRNWAAYGTDVRLAATLPPVAQALLTDPQTSGGLLVACAPEAVDDVLACFRADGFDRAGVIGEMVDGPARVDVA; this is encoded by the coding sequence ATGACCGAAGCCACCCAAGCCCAGCCTGCCGTTCCGCGCCTCACGAGCCTGTCACATGGCGGCGGCTGCGGCTGCAAGATCGCGCCGGGCGTGCTGTCCGAGCTGCTGAAGCGCGCGACGCCGCCCGCGCTGTTCCCGGATCTGCTGGTCGGCACCGAGACCTCCGACGACGCAGCCGTCTACCGCCTCAACGACGAGCAGGCGATCGTCGCGACCACCGACTTCTTCATGCCGATCGTCGACGATCCGTTCGACTTCGGCCGCATCGCCGCGACCAACGCGCTGTCCGACGTCTATGCGATGGGCGGCAAGCCGATCCTCGCGCTCGCGCTGGTCGGCATGCCGATCAACGTGCTGCCGCACGAAACGATCGCGGCCGTGCTGCGCGGCGGCGAATCGGTGTGCGCGGACGCCGGCATCCCGGTCGCGGGCGGCCATTCGATCGATTCGGTCGAGCCGATCTACGGGCTTGCGGCAATCGGCGTCGTGCATCCGTCGCGCGTGAAGCGCAATGCGGCCGCGCGCGCGGGCGACGTGCTCGTGCTCGGCAAGCCGCTCGGCGTCGGTGTGCTGTCCGCCGCGCTGAAGAAGAACCAGCTCGATGCCGATGGCTATGCGCAGATGGTCGCGACGACCACCAAGCTGAACCGGCCGGGCGCCGAGCTCGCCGCGCTGCCGGGCGTGCATGCGCTGACCGACGTGACGGGCTTCGGGCTGCTCGGCCATACGCTCGAGCTGGCGCGCGGCGCGCACCTCACCGCGCGCGTGCACTATGCGTCGCTGCCGTGGCTCGCGGGCGTCGAGGCGTTCGTCGCCGATGGCGTGTTCACCGGCGCGTCAGGCCGCAACTGGGCCGCATACGGCACGGACGTGCGGCTGGCCGCCACGCTGCCGCCCGTCGCGCAGGCGCTGCTGACCGATCCGCAGACGTCGGGCGGCTTGCTGGTCGCGTGCGCACCGGAGGCCGTCGACGACGTGCTCGCGTGCTTCCGTGCCGACGGCTTCGACCGCGCGGGCGTGATCGGCGAGATGGTGGACGGGCCCGCACGCGTCGACGTCGCGTGA